Proteins encoded by one window of Dreissena polymorpha isolate Duluth1 chromosome 11, UMN_Dpol_1.0, whole genome shotgun sequence:
- the LOC127851264 gene encoding serine/arginine repetitive matrix protein 1-like translates to MADAGFFKGTSADQDNRFADKKKKLMKQMKFSENVETKVDMTKVNVDTMKPWIATRVTELLAAEDDVVVEFVYNQLEARFPNAKEMQINLTGFLNAKNARIFMGELWELLCSAQENIGGIPAKFVEQKKEEIKKRQEEQERITASLKVSEEQIRAAIMRERENAEKREGEGGRRERSRSPRRSRFDKSASRSPRRESKKNGAGDGNTIDGHTAVPLVPLQDKEVSSNAEQLPTGGEERVKNGENDASMERSKEGITNRPSKERDDKKRRSGSRDRRKRSRSGDRDRKRSRSRDRDQRRDGERDRKHGRRSRSPRRSPRHTSPRRRSRDRQERGVRERSPQRPSPSARRRRSPPRHRREDSRGRSPIPVAAKKPARSDSSSGSDSGSSDSDQAPGKRPPNTRKPAMGDSDDDAGDRQPGVQQRRRYRKQQEATNEETDSSSSSSSSEEEEEQPPPAARRFREDRQERIREPSPRREPGGRGQYRSPPRYREDRYHDERGRDRNFDERGRDRNFDERDRYRDNRYDERDRYREEVRRDDMRERNRYQDDRDRYADARRQRSPPRRSFEEEPRYPRDDGRDRASNYRREPTPPGVDRHSFDPLPDPTPPPAIRERLGVRGSRDSQTDRGSEQVEGRRGDNKQGKGREPVKKDSSDEESSSEDSSPERELVVQKSSRGRQRSPSPSAKRPREVEKSAQRKQKSSSDEDSDVGDSRQNVKSYSTKVSKQPDYSPSRPKESASRQRSPELKQHSKRRELSEEQSPPHERTVRSSRSKEESEREVTIRQSRDRDAAQKRRMQYSSSPENVIIKASRSFSGSSEEGTRRVVVVRKGSESQKIMKPASSEAEEEEEQRSRKRKVQSESDSEASESDQEKTKKKKKEKKQKKQKKHKKNKKKDQKEDSDSDEAEGEELERALREKALRSMQQRQESGRSEEDSSD, encoded by the exons GGCACAAGTGCAGACCAAGACAACAGATTTGCTGACAAGAAGAAGAAGTTAATGAAACAGATgaaattttcagaaaatgttgaaacaaag GTTGACATGACCAAGGTGAATGTGGACACCATGAAGCCATGGATTGCCACAAGAGTGACAGAACTTCTAGCTGCGGAAGACGATGTGGTCGTCGAGTTTGTTTATAACCAGCTGGAAGCAAGG TTTCCCAATGCAAAGGAGATGCAGATAAACCTGACGGGTTTCCTGAATGCCAAAAATGCAAGGATTTTCATGGGCGAATTGTGGGAGCTGCTGTGCAGCGCGCAGGAGAACATTGGCGGTATCCCAGCAAAGTTTGTCGAGCAGAAAAAGGAGGAGATTAAAAAGAGACAG GAGGAGCAGGAGAGGATTACAGCCAGTCTGAAGGTCTCCGAGGAACAGATCAGAGCTGCCATCATGAGAGAGAGGGAGAATGCTGAGAAAAG GGAGGGTGAAGGTGGCCGCAGGGAGAGGTCTAGATCCCCTAGACGGAGCAGATTTGACAAAAGTGCATCCAGATCTCCTAG ACGAGAGTCAAAGAAGAATGGTGCAGGTGATGGGAACACTATAGACGGACACACTGCTGTACCACTAGTACCTCTACAAGACAAAGAAGTTTCCTCCAATGCTGAACAACTGCCCACAGGCGGAGAGGAAAGAGTGAAAAATGGCGAAAATGATGCCAGCATGGAACGTAGCAAGGAGGGCATAACCAACAGACCATCGAAAGAGAGGGACGACAAAAAGAGGCGTTCTGGTTCTCGGGACCGACGCAAGAGGTCAAGGTCAGGGGATAGAGATagaaaaaggtcaaggtcacgagaTCGAGACCAAAGAAGAGATGGTGAAAGAGACAGAAAGCATGGCAGACGATCAAG ATCTCCTCGTAGATCACCCCGTCACACATCGCCACGCAGACGGTCGCGAGACCGCCAGGAGAGGGGGGTGAGGGAAAGGTCACCACAGAGGCCAAGCCCATCAGCTCGCCGACGGCGATCACCGCCACGACACCGCAGGGAGGACAGCAGGGGGAGGTCACCCATACCAGTGGCTGCCAAGAAACCAGCCAG ATCTGACAGCAGCTCTGGAAGTGACAGCGGCAGCTCAGATTCTGACCAGGCTCCGGGCAAACGGCCCCCAAACACCAGAAAG CCCGCGATGGGGGACAGCGATGATGATGCAGGGGACAGACAGCCGGGGGTCCAACAGAGGCGTCGCTATCGGAAACAGCAGGAGGCAACCAATGAGGAGACAGACTCCAGTAGCTCTTCATCGTCGTCAGAGGAGGAGGAGGAACAACCACCTCCAGCTGCAC GTCGTTTTCGGGAAGACAGACAAGAACGCATTCGGGAACCATCTCCAAGAAGGGAGCCCGGGGGAAGGGGTCAATACCGCTCACCGCCCCGTTACCGAGAGGACCGCTACCATGACGAGAGGGGCCGCGATCGTAACTTTGATGAAAGGGGCCGCGATCGTAACTTTGATGAACGAGATCGTTACCGTGACAACCGTTATGATGAGAGGGATCGCTATAGGGAGGAGGTGAGACGGGACGATATGAGAGAGAGGAACCGTTACCAGGACGACAGGGATCGTTATGCGGATGCTAGGAGACAAAG AAGTCCACCTAGACGCTCCTTTGAAGAAGAGCCAAGGTATCCCAGGGATGACGGAAGGGACCGTGCCAGCAACTACCGTAGAGAACCTACCCCACCTGGAGTCGACAGACACTCGTTTGATCCCTTGCCTGACCCCACTCCTCCTCCAGCCATACGGGAGAGGCTTGGGGTACGAGGATCAAGGGATTCACAGACTGATCGTGGGAGTGAGCAGGTGGAGGGAAGACGAGGGGATAATAAGCAGGGAAAAGGTAGGGAACCAGTCAAAAAGGACTCAAGTGATGAGGAGTCATCATCTGAGGACTCGAGTCCAGAACGGGAACTAGTGGTGCAGAAATCCAGCCGCGGCAGGCAAAGGAGCCCTTCTCCAAGTGCTAAAAGACCTCGTGAGGTTGAGAAATCAGCCCAGCGCAAGCAAAAAAGTAGCTCTGATGAAGACTCTGATGTTGGTGACTCTAGACAAAATGTTAAAAGTTACTCAACCAAGGTTTCAAAACAGCCAGATTATTCACCATCTCGTCCCAAGGAATCTGCCAGCAGGCAAAGATCTCCAGAGCTCAAACAACATTCCAAGAGGAGGGAGTTAAGTGAGGAACAGTCCCCGCCGCATGAACGTACGGTGAGAAGCAGTCGATCAAAAGAGGAGTCAGAAAGAGAAGTGACAATCAGGCAGTCTAGAGACAGGGACGCGGCTCAAAAGCGTAGGATGCAATATAGTTCTAGTCCAGAAAATGTGATCATCAAGGCCTCCCGGTCATTTTCTGGCAGTTCCGAAGAGGGAACAAGGAGGGTTGTGGTGGTGCGGAAAGGTTCTGAGAGTCAAAAAATTATGAAACCTGCGTCATCAGAGGCTGAGGAGGAGGAGGAACAGAGGTCAAGAAAGCGGAAAGTTCAGTCTGAATCTGACAGTGAG GCTTCAGAGTCTGACCAAGAGAagacaaagaagaagaagaaagaaaaaaagcaaaagaaacaaaagaagcacaagaaaaataagaaaaaagacCAAAAG